From a region of the Streptacidiphilus albus JL83 genome:
- a CDS encoding non-ribosomal peptide synthetase: MTHSSSWDGLIEDAFLEQVRARPTATALVSGSCVLTYRQLYRRAAAVAAGLRRAGVRRETLVGLAFDRSADSITALLGIVLAGGAYVPIDPAYPARRVEQIVRTAELRTVVCPEPVRERFTAPAPVRLYGLDELQRPDGGTEGGTDGAADGAAELAVAGRGVCAGGSPLAYVMFTSGSTGRPKGVMVEHRGVLRLVKDTGYVDLSPEQRVLQAASLAFDAATLEIWGALLNGGSLHVVDHETAVVPQRFAQAIREQGVTLAWITAPLFHRIAQEDPAAFAPLRTLLTGGDVVSPGQVRQVRAANPALRVLNGYGPTENTTFTTVFPVEEEVEGPLPIGRPISGTTVRVCDEQGRAVPAGTVGELYTGGAGLARGYLGDPELTARKFTLVDGVRYYRTGDLVHADRDGLLHFHGRQDHQVKIRGHLVELAEVDAALRALPGVADAHTRVVGRPGEERSLAAYVVAPGADVALLRRALRDRLPQYLCPDRFVALDRLPLTASGKVDWRSLPAPDAEPPAAPGAAPGATPGAGLTADQARLAGLWADVLGVPAGQLGPDSDFFELGGNSLLLGVLVGRLGRQGAAVGYADAVAAPTLAGMARAAAAAGSAPVPALPRPAPGPVPLHPQQQGLFAIWQAEPESLAYNIPVRVELAGPVDPERLRAALTALVARHEALRMQFGVGAEGVHQQPAPPAAPEFAFLPAPDERAAAGFVRPFRPRRPDGAPLLRALLVRGGPDRHVLHLDAHHVVFDGVSLRILVEELLAGYAGEQLPEQPADYRAAAQWAAGRAGRGDDASDEAYWLRQLADCPTEPVLPVDRPRGAGRPERGAVATAVLGAGACADVRTAARRHRTTAFAVLFAAWAATLARISGRRDFTVGTPTGGRVHPDLEQVVGMFVNTAVLRVRLPDRAATLGDLVAQADRLAREALSHQGPPFPRLAQRLGIAPQPGRNPLFDVLFALQDIDFHTVRRGGLTARTELVNPGTTRFDLNLQAYLRRDELRLDLEYATDLYDDASARWLLDTCLETVTELLADPAAPVLATGRATTADAGDFELGDFELGDFDL, translated from the coding sequence ATGACGCACTCTTCGTCCTGGGACGGCCTGATCGAGGACGCGTTCCTCGAACAGGTCCGGGCCCGCCCGACGGCCACGGCGCTGGTCTCGGGCTCCTGCGTGCTGACCTACCGTCAGCTGTACCGGCGCGCGGCCGCCGTCGCGGCCGGGCTGCGCCGGGCCGGGGTCCGCCGCGAGACCCTGGTCGGCCTCGCCTTCGACCGCTCGGCCGACTCGATCACCGCACTGCTGGGGATCGTGCTGGCCGGCGGCGCGTACGTGCCGATCGACCCGGCGTACCCCGCGCGGCGGGTGGAGCAGATCGTCCGGACGGCGGAGCTGCGGACGGTGGTGTGCCCGGAGCCGGTGCGCGAGCGGTTCACCGCGCCCGCGCCGGTGCGGCTGTACGGACTCGACGAGCTGCAGCGCCCCGACGGCGGGACGGAGGGCGGGACGGACGGCGCGGCGGACGGCGCGGCGGAGTTGGCGGTGGCGGGCCGGGGGGTCTGTGCCGGGGGCTCGCCGCTGGCGTACGTGATGTTCACCTCCGGCAGCACCGGGCGCCCCAAGGGCGTGATGGTCGAGCACCGGGGCGTCCTGCGGCTGGTCAAGGACACCGGCTACGTCGACCTGTCGCCGGAGCAGCGGGTGCTGCAGGCCGCGTCGCTGGCCTTCGACGCGGCCACCCTGGAGATCTGGGGCGCACTGCTGAACGGGGGGTCGCTGCACGTGGTGGACCACGAGACGGCGGTGGTGCCGCAGCGGTTCGCGCAGGCGATCCGGGAGCAGGGGGTGACCCTGGCCTGGATCACCGCCCCGCTGTTCCACCGGATCGCGCAGGAGGACCCGGCGGCCTTCGCCCCGCTGCGGACCCTGCTGACCGGCGGCGACGTGGTCTCCCCCGGCCAGGTGCGGCAGGTCCGGGCGGCCAACCCGGCGCTGCGGGTCCTCAACGGCTACGGCCCGACCGAGAACACCACGTTCACCACGGTGTTCCCGGTCGAGGAGGAGGTCGAGGGACCGCTGCCGATCGGCCGGCCGATCTCCGGCACCACCGTGCGGGTCTGCGACGAGCAGGGCCGGGCGGTGCCCGCCGGGACCGTCGGGGAGCTGTACACCGGCGGCGCGGGGCTGGCCCGCGGCTACCTGGGCGACCCGGAGCTGACGGCGCGCAAGTTCACCCTGGTGGACGGGGTTCGCTACTACCGCACCGGCGACCTGGTGCACGCCGACCGGGACGGGCTGCTGCACTTCCACGGCCGCCAGGACCACCAGGTCAAGATCCGCGGCCACCTGGTGGAGCTCGCCGAGGTCGACGCCGCGCTGCGGGCCCTGCCGGGGGTGGCCGACGCGCACACCAGGGTCGTCGGCCGGCCGGGCGAGGAGCGCTCGCTGGCCGCGTACGTGGTGGCGCCCGGCGCCGACGTCGCGCTGCTGCGGCGCGCGCTGCGCGACCGGCTGCCGCAGTACCTTTGCCCGGACCGGTTCGTGGCGCTGGACCGGCTGCCGCTCACCGCCAGCGGCAAGGTCGACTGGCGCTCCCTGCCCGCCCCCGACGCCGAGCCCCCGGCCGCACCGGGGGCCGCACCGGGGGCCACGCCCGGTGCCGGGCTGACGGCGGACCAGGCCCGGCTGGCCGGGCTGTGGGCCGACGTCCTGGGCGTGCCGGCCGGGCAGCTCGGCCCGGACTCGGACTTCTTCGAACTGGGCGGCAACTCGCTGCTGCTGGGGGTCCTCGTCGGCCGGCTCGGTCGGCAGGGGGCCGCCGTCGGCTACGCCGACGCGGTCGCGGCGCCCACCCTGGCCGGGATGGCCCGCGCAGCGGCCGCCGCCGGCTCCGCCCCGGTACCGGCCCTGCCCCGGCCGGCGCCCGGCCCGGTGCCGCTGCACCCGCAGCAGCAGGGCCTGTTCGCGATCTGGCAGGCCGAGCCCGAGTCACTGGCGTACAACATCCCGGTACGGGTGGAGCTGGCCGGGCCGGTGGACCCCGAGCGGCTGCGCGCGGCGCTGACCGCGCTGGTGGCCCGGCACGAGGCGCTGCGGATGCAGTTCGGCGTCGGCGCCGAGGGCGTGCACCAGCAGCCGGCGCCGCCCGCCGCCCCCGAGTTCGCCTTCCTGCCCGCGCCGGACGAGCGGGCGGCGGCCGGGTTCGTGCGCCCCTTCCGGCCGCGGCGCCCCGACGGCGCCCCGCTGCTGCGGGCGCTGCTGGTGCGCGGCGGCCCGGACCGGCACGTGCTGCACCTGGACGCCCACCATGTGGTCTTCGACGGGGTCTCGCTGCGGATCCTGGTCGAGGAGCTGCTGGCCGGCTACGCGGGCGAGCAGCTCCCCGAGCAGCCGGCCGACTACCGGGCGGCGGCGCAGTGGGCCGCCGGCCGGGCCGGGCGCGGCGACGACGCCTCCGACGAGGCTTACTGGCTGCGGCAGTTGGCGGACTGCCCGACCGAGCCGGTGCTGCCGGTGGACCGCCCGCGCGGGGCCGGGCGCCCGGAGCGCGGCGCGGTGGCCACCGCCGTACTGGGGGCCGGGGCCTGCGCGGATGTGCGCACGGCGGCCCGCCGGCACCGCACCACGGCGTTCGCGGTGCTGTTCGCCGCCTGGGCCGCGACGCTGGCGCGGATCTCCGGCCGGCGCGACTTCACCGTCGGCACGCCCACCGGCGGACGCGTCCACCCGGACCTGGAGCAGGTCGTCGGGATGTTCGTGAACACGGCCGTCCTGCGCGTCCGGCTGCCGGACCGGGCGGCGACGCTGGGCGACCTGGTCGCCCAGGCCGACCGGCTGGCCCGGGAGGCGCTCAGCCACCAGGGGCCGCCCTTCCCCCGGCTGGCGCAGCGGCTCGGGATCGCGCCGCAGCCGGGCCGCAATCCGCTGTTCGACGTGCTGTTCGCGCTCCAGGACATCGACTTCCACACGGTGCGCCGGGGCGGGCTCACCGCCCGTACCGAACTGGTCAACCCGGGCACCACCCGCTTCGACCTCAACCTCCAGGCGTACCTGCGCCGCGACGAACTGCGGCTGGACCTGGAGTACGCCACCGACCTGTACGACGACGCCTCCGCCCGGTGGCTGCTGGACACCTGTCTGGAGACTGTGACCGAGCTGCTCGCGGACCCGGCGGCCCCGGTGCTGGCGACCGGCCGCGCGACCACCGCCGATGCCGGGGACTTCGAACTCGGGGACTTCGAACTCGGGGACTTCGACCTGTGA